One Embleya scabrispora DNA segment encodes these proteins:
- a CDS encoding citrate synthase, which translates to MAGRRAVPGDESDRDYLTTAQVAQRLGVKPETVYAYVSRGLLTSVRESRQRGSRFAAADVEELAGRTGGRRARPANGSIERIHTRVTLLADDRLYYRGRDVAELTGYRLESVAHWLWRGVDLAEVPPFEAPAGPADLVRRTVRLLPDGARLTDRIRMIVAAAGTADPLRFDLSEQAVVRAGETLLAMMADTLPPCPGAPPPTGSCLAARLWPKLTARAATPEHIRLLNAALVLKADHDLAVSTLAARVAAGARADVYAVVSAGLGVFDGRHHGAAIGLAYRFLRDALDPAGGGPTAAVADRLRAGERLPGLGHLLYAEHDPRADLLLGLLREHAEHDERVARVIRTVDALTREPAARAEVFPNADLALAALAHAMQMRPDAGEAVFAMARSIGWLAHAMEEYRQPGLRYRAIGVYTGTRPPSR; encoded by the coding sequence ATGGCTGGTCGACGGGCCGTGCCGGGCGACGAAAGTGACCGGGATTACCTGACCACCGCTCAGGTCGCGCAACGCTTGGGGGTCAAGCCCGAGACCGTCTACGCCTACGTCAGTCGCGGGCTGCTGACGAGCGTGCGCGAGTCGCGACAGCGCGGCAGCCGGTTCGCCGCCGCGGACGTGGAGGAGTTGGCGGGCCGGACCGGCGGCCGGCGCGCCCGCCCCGCCAACGGCTCGATCGAACGCATCCACACCCGGGTGACCCTGTTGGCCGACGACCGGCTCTACTACCGCGGCCGCGACGTGGCCGAACTCACCGGATATCGCCTGGAGTCGGTGGCGCACTGGTTGTGGCGGGGCGTCGACCTCGCCGAGGTGCCCCCGTTCGAGGCCCCCGCCGGGCCGGCCGACCTGGTCCGGCGCACGGTGCGTCTGCTGCCGGACGGCGCCCGGCTCACCGACCGTATCCGGATGATCGTGGCCGCGGCGGGCACCGCCGATCCGTTGCGCTTCGACCTGTCGGAGCAGGCCGTGGTCCGCGCGGGCGAGACGCTGCTCGCGATGATGGCGGACACGCTGCCCCCGTGCCCGGGCGCGCCCCCGCCGACCGGGTCCTGCCTCGCGGCGCGGCTGTGGCCGAAACTGACCGCTCGCGCGGCGACCCCGGAGCACATCCGGTTGCTGAACGCCGCGCTCGTGCTCAAGGCCGACCACGACCTGGCGGTGTCCACGCTGGCCGCGCGGGTGGCGGCCGGCGCCCGGGCGGACGTGTACGCGGTGGTCTCGGCCGGCCTCGGGGTGTTCGACGGCCGGCATCACGGCGCGGCGATCGGCCTGGCGTACCGCTTCCTGCGCGACGCGCTCGACCCGGCCGGCGGCGGCCCGACCGCGGCGGTCGCCGACCGGTTGCGCGCCGGGGAGCGCCTGCCCGGTCTGGGCCACCTGCTCTACGCCGAACACGACCCGCGCGCCGATCTGTTGCTCGGCCTGCTCCGCGAACACGCCGAGCACGACGAGCGGGTCGCCCGGGTGATCCGCACGGTGGACGCGCTGACGCGCGAACCGGCGGCGCGCGCCGAGGTGTTCCCCAACGCGGACCTGGCGCTGGCCGCGTTGGCGCACGCCATGCAGATGCGGCCGGACGCCGGCGAGGCGGTCTTCGCGATGGCCAGGTCGATCGGCTGGCTCGCCCACGCGATGGAGGAGTACCGACAGCCCGGTCTGCGCTACCGGGCCATCGGCGTCTACACGGGCACCCGGCCGCCGAGCCGCTGA
- a CDS encoding nuclear transport factor 2 family protein, translating to MAPTGIAAALTDLLFDRDLPLAEAADRHFAPDYRQRTDGEWADRTEFLAHIAHLRTIVAAGSIEVHDELREGTRYADRHTVDITKHDGSTVRTEVYVFADLAPDGRFRRIEEVTLMLRGDEADRNLGSAR from the coding sequence ATGGCCCCCACCGGCATCGCCGCCGCGCTCACCGACCTGCTCTTCGATCGCGACCTCCCCCTCGCCGAGGCCGCCGACCGGCACTTCGCCCCGGACTACCGCCAGCGCACCGACGGGGAGTGGGCCGACCGCACCGAATTCCTCGCGCACATCGCCCACTTGCGCACGATCGTGGCCGCCGGTTCCATCGAGGTCCACGACGAGCTCCGCGAGGGGACGCGCTACGCCGACCGACACACGGTCGACATCACCAAGCACGACGGCTCGACCGTGCGCACCGAGGTCTACGTCTTCGCCGATCTGGCCCCCGACGGTCGTTTCCGGCGCATCGAGGAGGTCACCCTCATGCTCCGGGGCGACGAGGCCGACCGGAATCTCGGCAGCGCCCGCTGA
- a CDS encoding MarR family winged helix-turn-helix transcriptional regulator: MDNEVGYEIADALGVLLRRTTRERLHRSLTEGMGEGVDEVTYPVLSALARTGPRSAADLAPDVGLDRSGVTRRATRLEEAGLVRREPHPTDRRAALLVLTDAGERAVAELRRRLADHIGASLAAWPPGAAGEFARSLRRFVTDGPFA; encoded by the coding sequence GTGGACAACGAGGTGGGATACGAGATCGCCGACGCGCTGGGCGTGTTGTTGCGGCGGACGACCAGGGAGCGTCTGCACCGGTCGCTGACCGAGGGCATGGGCGAGGGGGTGGACGAGGTGACCTATCCGGTCCTGAGCGCGCTGGCCCGCACGGGACCGCGCAGCGCGGCCGATCTGGCACCCGACGTCGGACTCGACCGCTCCGGCGTCACCCGCCGCGCCACCCGCCTGGAGGAGGCCGGACTGGTGCGGCGCGAACCGCACCCCACCGACCGGCGGGCGGCGCTGCTCGTGCTCACCGACGCGGGCGAGCGCGCGGTGGCGGAACTGCGCCGTCGACTGGCCGATCACATCGGCGCGAGTCTGGCCGCCTGGCCGCCCGGCGCGGCGGGGGAGTTCGCCCGATCGTTGCGTCGCTTCGTCACCGACGGGCCGTTCGCCTGA
- a CDS encoding cysteine hydrolase family protein, translating into MGNGALLVMDVQREIVEMADDGSGYLDRLGAAIEGARAAGMSVIYVVIGLRPGQPEVSPRNRVLTNSAAMGLFTEGAAGTAIHPAIAPREGDVVVTKRRGSAFSGSDLDLVLRARDIDRLVLAGIATSGVVLYTLCHAQDLDFGLTVLVDGCLDLDPEVHRFLTEKLFPQWVEVALVEDWLKTVADPAQVQAE; encoded by the coding sequence ATGGGCAACGGCGCACTCCTCGTGATGGACGTACAGCGGGAGATCGTCGAGATGGCCGACGACGGTTCCGGATACCTGGACCGGCTCGGCGCGGCGATCGAGGGGGCCCGCGCGGCGGGCATGTCCGTGATCTACGTCGTGATCGGGCTGCGGCCGGGGCAGCCGGAGGTGAGCCCGCGCAACCGGGTGCTCACCAACTCGGCGGCGATGGGGCTGTTCACCGAGGGCGCGGCGGGCACCGCGATCCACCCCGCCATCGCGCCCCGCGAGGGCGACGTCGTGGTCACCAAACGCCGCGGCAGCGCGTTCTCCGGCAGCGACCTCGACCTGGTCCTGCGGGCCCGCGACATCGACCGTCTCGTCCTGGCGGGCATCGCCACCAGCGGTGTCGTGCTCTACACCCTGTGTCACGCACAGGACCTGGACTTCGGCCTGACCGTGCTCGTGGACGGCTGCCTGGACCTCGACCCCGAAGTGCACCGGTTCCTGACCGAGAAGTTGTTCCCGCAGTGGGTGGAGGTCGCGCTGGTCGAGGACTGGCTGAAAACCGTCGCCGACCCGGCGCAGGTGCAGGCGGAGTGA
- the nadE gene encoding ammonia-dependent NAD(+) synthetase produces MANPREQILAELGVRTAVVPKVEIRRRVDFLKDYLRSTPAKGYVLGISGGQDSTLAGRLCQLAAEELRAEGHEAQFVAVRLPYGVQADEHDAQIALGFIRPDRSVTVNVKPGADAVAAEVARGLAESAGGESELRDFVRGNLKARERMVIQYAIAGQLGLLVVGTDHAAEAVTGFFTKYGDGGVDLTPLTGLTKRQGAALLQELGAPPSAWEKVPTADLEDDRPALPDEVALGLTYSQIDEYLEGGDVAPEVAARLESTHRATRHKRAQPVTPDDDWWR; encoded by the coding sequence ATGGCAAACCCCAGGGAGCAGATTCTCGCCGAACTCGGCGTGCGGACGGCCGTCGTGCCCAAGGTGGAGATCCGGCGCCGGGTCGACTTCCTCAAGGACTACCTGCGGTCGACCCCGGCCAAGGGCTACGTGCTCGGGATCAGCGGCGGCCAGGACAGCACGCTGGCGGGGCGATTGTGCCAACTCGCCGCCGAGGAGTTGCGGGCCGAGGGCCACGAGGCACAGTTCGTCGCGGTACGGCTGCCCTACGGCGTGCAGGCCGACGAGCACGACGCGCAGATCGCGTTGGGGTTCATCCGGCCCGACCGCTCGGTCACGGTGAACGTCAAGCCGGGCGCCGACGCGGTGGCCGCCGAGGTGGCCCGCGGTCTGGCCGAGTCGGCGGGCGGGGAGTCCGAGCTGCGGGACTTCGTGCGCGGCAACCTCAAGGCCCGCGAGCGCATGGTGATCCAGTACGCGATCGCCGGACAGCTGGGCCTGCTCGTGGTGGGCACCGATCATGCCGCCGAGGCGGTGACGGGCTTCTTCACCAAGTACGGCGACGGCGGTGTCGACCTCACCCCGCTGACCGGTCTGACCAAGCGTCAGGGCGCGGCGCTGCTCCAGGAGTTGGGCGCGCCGCCGAGTGCGTGGGAAAAGGTGCCGACCGCCGATCTGGAGGACGACCGTCCCGCGCTGCCCGACGAGGTGGCGCTGGGTCTGACGTACAGTCAGATCGACGAGTACCTGGAGGGTGGCGACGTCGCGCCGGAGGTGGCGGCGCGCCTGGAGTCGACCCATCGCGCGACCCGGCACAAGCGGGCCCAGCCGGTCACGCCCGACGACGACTGGTGGCGCTGA
- a CDS encoding citrate/2-methylcitrate synthase translates to MSVVVDGGIEVPRGLKGVVVTTTELGDVQGAKGFYHYRQYSAIELAGTRTFEDVWFLFVYGRLPEADERASFAAESARLRVLPEELRPVLRSIATAGERFDPLAGLRTALSLIGAARTLPPLWESSPERRRADALLVGAVTPTILAALYRIRAGAEPLEPRADLSTAANWLYLVTGEEAEPERVAAIERYLIATVDHGFNASTFTARVIASTGADLVSAVVGAIGAFSGPLHGGAPDRALESLDAIGSPDAVDAWVRPRIAEGERIMGFGHPVYRTEDPRAVMLAGLARELAPHTGARGVALVEFAGTVHRRVTEILAELKPGRELHVNVEFYAGVVMELCGIPRNMFTPTFTVSRVIGWCANILEQADDTKIIRPIARYTGPPAPQPVPTG, encoded by the coding sequence ATGTCGGTCGTCGTCGACGGCGGGATCGAAGTACCCAGAGGGTTGAAGGGGGTGGTGGTCACCACCACCGAGCTGGGCGATGTGCAGGGCGCGAAGGGCTTCTACCACTACCGGCAGTACTCGGCGATCGAGCTGGCCGGCACCCGGACGTTCGAGGACGTGTGGTTCCTGTTCGTGTACGGCCGACTGCCCGAGGCCGACGAACGCGCGTCGTTCGCCGCCGAGTCGGCCCGGCTGCGGGTGCTGCCCGAAGAACTGCGCCCGGTGTTGCGCTCCATCGCCACGGCGGGCGAGCGCTTCGATCCGCTCGCCGGACTGCGTACGGCGCTGTCGTTGATCGGCGCCGCGCGTACGCTGCCGCCGCTGTGGGAGTCGTCGCCGGAGCGGCGCCGGGCGGACGCGCTCCTGGTGGGGGCGGTGACCCCGACGATCCTGGCGGCGCTGTACCGGATCCGGGCCGGGGCCGAGCCGTTGGAGCCCCGGGCGGATCTGTCCACGGCGGCGAACTGGCTCTACCTGGTGACCGGCGAGGAGGCCGAACCCGAGCGGGTGGCGGCGATCGAGCGGTACCTGATCGCCACCGTCGACCACGGCTTCAACGCCTCCACGTTCACCGCGCGGGTGATCGCCTCCACGGGGGCCGACCTGGTGTCCGCCGTGGTCGGGGCGATCGGCGCGTTCTCCGGTCCGCTGCACGGCGGTGCGCCGGATCGGGCGCTGGAGTCGCTGGACGCGATCGGCTCGCCCGACGCGGTCGACGCGTGGGTGCGGCCCAGGATCGCCGAGGGTGAGCGGATCATGGGATTCGGCCACCCGGTCTACCGCACCGAGGATCCGCGCGCGGTGATGCTGGCCGGATTGGCTCGCGAACTCGCCCCGCACACCGGCGCGCGGGGCGTCGCGCTGGTGGAGTTCGCGGGCACGGTGCACCGTCGGGTGACCGAGATCCTGGCCGAGCTGAAGCCGGGGCGGGAACTGCACGTCAACGTGGAGTTCTACGCGGGTGTGGTGATGGAGCTGTGCGGCATCCCCCGGAACATGTTCACGCCGACCTTCACGGTGAGCCGAGTGATCGGGTGGTGCGCGAACATCCTGGAACAGGCCGATGACACGAAGATCATCCGGCCGATCGCCCGGTACACCGGGCCGCCCGCGCCGCAGCCGGTACCCACCGGCTGA